Within the Candidatus Dependentiae bacterium genome, the region ATTTTCTCCGCTCAAAAGAAGGCAGGCTGAAAGAACACCCCCCAAAAGATCGCCTGACAAAAAAGCCCCTCAAACACAAAGGGGCCATAAAAAAGCCTTTTTTCCATCTAAAAACATATTTTTTAGCTAAATTTGACTAAAACTCCAACCTAGAAAAAACTAATTACTTACCCCTTTCCACAAATCAACACTGTTCGAAACACCATAAATATGTTTAAAAAAATATTCTTACTCTCAATATTCACACTTTCATCATTTATTTCGTCAACATCAATCGATGAGCATATCAATTCTCTAGAAAGCCAATCGCTCGAGACTGGCGGGGAATCAATCTATGGCCGCAACGTTCATAGACTCTCCTTTGAAGAAGTACGAACACTTATAGATAGCATGTCTTTTTACAAAGGAAGAATGTCTAAACAGTACTTTAAAAAAAACGCTATAACGTCATACTATCACCCATTCAGTCTTCAAACGCTCATTCAATGTATCATAAATTCTTCCGCAAACGATCACGAAAAAGAAGCCCTCTGGAGTCTGTTACTCACGTGCGACATGGCTTACGTAACTCTAACATTCAACGAATATGGCTCATTTGAAAAAGCAAGTATTGACTACACCCTCAAGTCGAGCTGCTTACATGGTATCAAACGACTAACAATGACTAAATGGGAAGAAAGAAAGGATGGGATGATTAGTGCATGCTCAACAATGACCGCCATTACATTTGCCGCTGCTTGTTTTTTGCGAATAGCTTACCTTGATACATTTCATTCGCATACCATTGTAGTACCAACGCATACCGATGCACAGGGAAATCAATGGGGAAAAAAAGAGAGAAAGTTCAATGAGGGTGTATTTTTTTGGAATAGATACTGGACAACAATCAGCATTCTTCTTGGAATTTATTTCGGATATCGGCTTGAATCAGGCTCCTCACCCCTTTCTGCAAGCTATAAATCTGATGCCGAAAAGCTCTTTAACAGGCACTGTGAAATTCTCGACATTCTCAACAACTCAATCGCCGATTTTCCTTCCTGCTTCATGAACAACCTTAAAACACTTCAAGAACAGCTTAATGCTTGCAAAGACGAAAACAAAGACAAGAGAGAAACCGATAAAAAACAACTCGAATTATTACTCGAATACCATGATGATCTTGTCGAAAAAAGTGAATCTGCCTAAAAACAACCCCAATAAATAACTTTGATATTCAAATCACAAGGGCGCCCTCAAAAGCGCCCTTTTTAATACAAAACGCGCAAATCATACCCTCGAGAAATATTTTTTGATAAAGTCTGCGAAACTAAAAAAATCACACGTACGTGAATTAAAACTAAGCAATGACACCTTTTTTTAACACAATGCTTTATCATATTTCACAATATATCAACTTACATGAACTAGCCTTCCTGTGCGCATTAATCATATTTTTAACATACAAAGAACTGCGAAAAAAACGCGCTAAAAATGGGTATGAAATAAAATCAATAAAATATAATGAAAAAATAACTGTCCACTTCTGGGATTGCTACCGACAAAAAGGTCCTGATTGCGCTATGCACAGCCTGAGCAATATTATTTGCGTATATGCACATCTCAGCTCCTTATTTAACCCAACACTTAAAGACATTTTTGAAACAAAATTTATCGAACAAAAAAAGTTAGAAACGTTTATCTCCGACTATCGAAAAAAACATGCTCTTCGCTCAGACGATGGCCTTCCTTGGCACCACTTCTCAACATTTATCTCAAATTTAGGCAGCCAATCTCTCTTCATCAAAAAAACTGCCGATCTTATAAAGAAAGACTCATACGTTGTTGAAAACATGGACACCTGCTGCTTTATTCCCAAGCAAGATCATCATCCTGAAGAATTTTACCAACTTTCTGACACCCAGTTCATAACAAATAACGAATTACAAAGAAAAATCTATCAAAAAATCCACTCAGGAAAAATAACAATCGTGCAATGGGCGACAAAACAAGTTTTTCCCGCAGATACCGAAAAAGCAGGTCACGCCATCTGCAATATCTTTGTTCCAACACTCGATAGAAACTTCAACTTAGAAAAAGTCGACTTAATAACACTTGATTCTTCTATGGCTACGTATAAAACAAGACTTGAAGATCCAGAAAAAGATCTTCTTGCCAAAACAGACCATATCAACTTCCTGGAAGGCATCTTTAAGCATCGCCCCCTCGTTTCAGAAAAAATAACCTTCCATTAAAAATGGCTCAAAAGTAGCATTTTTTCATTAATTATAAAAAAATCCTCAGCCTGTTGTTTTCTTATTAAAAAAATGCCACAATTTAAAAAAAGTTACTCAGTCTTTTTAATAAGGAGCACTCAACATGTTGTCGAAAAAATCGACACTCGAAACAACAAAGACTATTATTTTCTCACTTCTCTCTGTCCGTCCAGCCACAATCTTCGGCTCCGGAACCCATTTCCATGGCTTCAGCCATCAATCTCATCATCATCTTCATTAATTCTTCGTATTTAACTCATTAAAAAGTCCGATCAACCATTCGGAACAGTTATTTAATAAAAATATTAGTACGTGTCGTGCATTATAAAAAATACACGTACAACAAGCCTTATAAAGGAACTTATCATGTCATTGTTAAAAAAAATCATGATCCCTGGGATCGCCTGCGCCATTCTTTTTTCAGCAATTTTCTTATGTACAAAAAAAACCTCTCTCCCTCAAGAACAACCCAAACCCCTTATTATTGGAATGATGAACGGATGGCCACCATTCATGAGCGTTGCGAGTAACGGTGAATACGAAGGATACGATATCAACGTTGCTGAACTACTCGGTGAAAAACTCAACCGACCGGTAATAATAAAAGACCTTGGAAGCGTACAAACAATACTTATCGCATTAGACCAAGGAATAATCGATATCGCCATGTCCGGGTTTGATAACACAAAAAAACGCATGGAAACGTTTAACATGATTCAATACACCAGCAGAGATTCAACCGCAACCAGCCTTGTTTTCTGGAAAAAAACACCTTCAAATATCAAATCGCTCTACGACTGCGTAAACCAAAAACTCGAAATATGCGTAGAACCAGGAAGTGGACAAGAAAAATATGTCGATTCATTTCCCAACGCAATAAAAAAACAACTCCCATCGGTTACTGACATGATTATGGAACTCCGATTCGGCAAAACAAATGTTCTAGTCCTGGAGCCTCGCATTGCAAACCGATTAAAAAAACTTGAACCAAATCTTGAAATACTCTCAGAAGAACTGCCGGAATCATTTCAAATCTATGGAGAAGGAATAATGATCAAAAAAGAAAATGCTCTTCTTGCAGGCCAAGTCAAAAAAGCGATAGAAGAGCTTTCTTTCAGCAACACACTCAAAAAACTAGAAGAAAAATGGTTAAATCAGGAGGAAAACTAATGCTTTCATCGATTCTCAATAACCTTACACCTCTTTTCAGCGGGACAAAAATTACTCTAACCATCTGGCTAAGCTCTTTACTCATTAGCATAACAATGGGAACAATTCTTGGAGTAGTAGAATCATCTAAATCCGATACAAATCGATGGCTCCAAGTACTCACAAGACGTTTTACCCAATTAATTAGAGCCCTACCATTTTATCTGCAACTACTCATTATCTATTTTGCCATTCCGATAATTACAACACTCAACATCTCTTCTCTGGCAGCATCAATTATTTCCCTTGGCATTTGCTCATCTGCCTACGTAAGCCAAATAATCAAACAAGGGATCAATAATTACCAACAATCGCTTTGGGAAATGGCCCTTCTTTTGGGATACACAAAAAAACAAGCGCTGCTCCAACTCGTCCTTCCTGAAGTTTTTCGCTCTCAAGCCCTCTCCCTAAACGGAGAAATAGACCAACTCATAAAATCAACCGCCGTTTGCTCAACTATTGGCGTGTTAGAAATAATGGGAGTTACCCGTAATGTAATTGCTAGAGAAATGAATCCTGTGAGCATGTACCTTAACGCTGCACTCATTTTTATAGTCATTTCATACGCCTGGAATACCCTTTCAGCATTTATCCAAGAAAGGATTAAACGTGCTTAAAATAAATAACCTTTCCGTTTTCATGGATAACAAAAAAGTTTTAGACAATATTTCATGCTCAATTCCAGCCGGATCAATTGTGGTCCTTCTAGGAAAAAGCGGTGCAGGAAAAACAACTTTTCTTAGAAGTATCGCTGGACTCAATGAATCAAAAAAAGGAACAATCTTATTAAACAATAAAGCCATTCAACAAAAAGATATCGGATTTGTCCCCCAAGGCTTTGCTCTTTTTCCACAACTTACCGTTCTTGAACAGTGTACTCACCCCCTCACAAAAACAAGGAACATGCTTCCAGCTATCGCCGATAAAAAGGCCCTTGATTTATTAACACAACTGCAAATAAATGAATTTAAAAACGCGCTACCTCACCAACTTTCGGGAGGCCAACAGCAACGAACCGCTATTGCTCGAGGACTTTGCATAGAACCAAAGATATTGCTACTTGATGAACCTAATTCCGCACTCGATCCACAAAACACAGAAATCTTGATCAAGCTGCTCTTTGAGTATGCGAAAAACGGAAATATTATTATCTGCTCAACCCAAGATATTGATTTGGCCGCAAAAATAGCCACCAGGTGCTTATTTTTTGACAACGGATGCACAAGCGAAGAAATAACCGTTTCCGATAAAAACGATTTTTTAGAAAAAATTTCCCTGTTTTTTGAAAAAAACTAAAAAAGGGCGCCATTACAAAGCGCCCTCTTTTCTAAAAAACTTAAAATACCAGTATTTTTTGACAAATAATCCAAGCCAGAGAAAACTAATTACGTATCCGTTTTCACAAAATCATTTTATCCGAAAACATCGTAACCATGAGTAAAAAATTTCTCGCCCTTTCGCTTTTTGCCGTCTCTACCGTAGCTGCGCAAGATAAACCCAAGCACCTATCACTTGCCGAAATGGAAGAATACACAGAAAAAACGACCGAATGCCTTTCATTTATGTCAGATCGCCTCATCTGCTCTCCAACAGAATCAGTTTCATGTTCGCCTCTCCACCTAGAAAAAATACTAAAAAAGATTGATTCCATCGCAAACGCGATTGAAAAAACAGTAAAAAAAAATGTTCCATCAGCCCAAATAAATGAAGAACTTAATAACTTAAAAAAAATAGTCTCTTACTTTTATCTCCTTAACACCACAAGATGCACCAACTTCATCCTTGATACTCAAAAAAATATTTCATTCTTCAAGCAAATAAAAAAGCTAAATCATTTATTTAAAACAACAAATGCTCAAGACTCAGGTTACATCTACTGTGGACTTTTTGCAGCATGCCTTGAAATCAATAAAGCCCTCACCACAATTGAGCAGAAAGCCTCAACAGAACAAAAAAACTTAATCAAAAAATGTCTTCTGATTCTCTCTGACTACACCTTTCTGAACGAACTAATAATCAACCATTGGGGCGAAAATATCACACCAGAACAACTAAAGAGCATGAGAAGCCAACTTCGCCCAGAAAGCCCTTTCTTAAACGATGAAATGCAACTCCAAGGACTGGGATTAGAATACCTTTATTCAACCTGCTTTAACCAAGACGAGCAGTCGATGCTCACAACGCTGTTTCAAGAATACACCGAAAATCTTGATAAAAACTTTTACATCGACCGTTTTCTTCACGATTTTACCCCACTAGCAAAGCCAGAATTCAATATTGACTACCTTATTATTTCAGAAACAGACAAAATCGGCTTTTCATTCGACAAAAAGACACTTTACACCGATCTTCCAACAACCATCGTTGCAAGCGATTCTCCACACTGCGAAATCAAAATAATCAAAAATATTTTTAACAAACCCGTACGAATCGCTGTATCAGAAAACGTTATCGTGAAAAGCAACGCCGCACTGCTAGATAAAATTATCGCCCACCAAAACGCTCTGAAATTAATCTTTCATGCCGATGAAAATTTGGCAGCCGAAACATTAACAACAGTTGATGAAACATACACGTTTCTTTGGAAAAATTACCCTTGCAAAACGTTCAGCAAATGTGAATTTTCAAACTACACACTTGTTACAAATCAAACACCTGAAGAACCGGCAACCTCAGAATAAAAAACAACATTAAAAGAAAGTAAAACGATGTCATCAAAATTAATACTCTTTCTCGCTGCTACATGCATAAGCATCTCTGCAAATAACGCCGAAGATCTCATTAGAAGTCTATTCAACCTCACTGCGCATGAGCCTCTTAGATACAAAGGCCCATCACATGAAGCACATCACGCGGGAGCTTGCGGCGCAGGAACAGCAGATGAAGCAGAGAGAGCCCCAATCGTATTTGCTCGTATCAGCGATCACGCTTCTAGGTATGAAAATTTCATAGCATGCGACGAAAGCTTAATCGATACACTTTCAGATGAAGAAATAAAAGAATTTCTTTTACACGCAAACGATGCAACACCCACTCAGCGCCTTTTTGTGATCATAGAGTGCTATGGAAAATACTTCCACGAGTTAGTTGGATCTATTTTAGCTAAAGAATTTCTCGCAAATCTTAAAGAAAAAAACACCGAACTTATTCTTATCAACAACACCGATGATAAAATGCCTGAAACGGCTGAAAGACTTGGTACGTTCTCGGTATTTTGTCGCAGCACTCATGGCTCCCCAGATACAAAATTCTCTGAGCTTTTTGGAAGATTTAAAGCATCTAGAAATCTTGATGATTTTTGCGGAGAAAGTGATGCGATAGGCCGCTACGTAGAAACCGAATGCAGCATAGAATTACTAACCTCAAAAATACAGGGCCACAAAGTTAACATGACCGTGAGCCAAAATTTAATGTCAGAAACATCGATATCTGATGATGAGTTTAAACGTTATTCACAAGGCTTAAGAGAAGAAACCGAGAACTTAATAAAAGCTCAAAACCAACTAAGAAAACTCACACAAAGAATGAGCGCGCTCAGACGTAGATAAAAACATTTTTTACACAAAAAAGGGCACTTTTACCAAGTGCCCTTTTTCAATTTTAGATCTTAATTAATTTGATTTAAGCCACGACCGTAAATTCTCTGCCAACGGCGCTAATGCTGCCGACTGCGTTGATAACAATCCGTTTGATAAATAATTTGTCACTGCAAGCAAGTTACTCATCGCTTTATACGTGGAAAAAGCATCATCAACCTGAACAAACGACAGTAAATTAATTATTTTGCCAAGCGTTTCAACAAACAATGATTTAACCTGCTCAGTAGGTGTTACTACTTGCGCACAACTAAACACCAAATCCTTTAACGATTCTGAAAAATCTACCCCATTTTTATCTTGAATTGCTTTTTTAGTTTGCGCGTACAACGCATCTAAATCTGATGTTAATTTAATAAGCCCAACTTCGTCATTAAACGATTTAAGCCCCTCTCCATTTGCTGCCACCACCACAAGGTCAAAATCTTTATCCGTCAACGTTGTTACTGGCTGAACAGGCGCTACTTCAACCACAGGAAGAACTGCTGGCAAAGCTGCTTGAACAACAGGTTGCAAAGGAGTCTGAGCTATTGGTCCAACAGCAGGAACAACTGGTCTTACTGCAACTGCCGAATCAGAATTAGCAGCAACCGATGCATCAGGCAACGCAGCTAAAGAATCCTTGCTCTCTTGAGTTGCTGTATTTTGCTGAGAGGCAAAAATCGATGTATCAACATTATGTGCGTCAACATCGTCTGCCGATGTCATCAATTCACCTTCAGTCAATTTCTCATCAGCAGCCCCTTGATCAATCACTGCAGCCTCATCAACTGACTGCTGCAACAATGACGCCTGAGCCGCCTCTTGTTGCAGAATCAAAAGCAAACGCTTACGACTCTCAACACCCGTCCACAAATCTTCAGCCGAAATACCAGTAATAGCCATAACCAAATCTTTAAGAGACTGCAAATCAACCATTTTCGTCCTAAACGCAAGTGACGCTAGTTCATCTTGTAAAAAGTCATTAACCGACCGCTCATACGAATAAACCGCAGAGCCATCATCCAGCCGTCCAACAACTCCATCCGAAACGTCCTCAGAACCGTCAGCTGAAGTTTGCACAGAGGCAGACTGCTGCGCTGTACTAACTTGTGTTGCAAGTTGCTCTGCCTGTGCAGCTGCGGCTGATCCGGGAGCAACTACCGATACAACAGCTGAAGCACCCGCAACATCAACGGTATTACCTACCGCTTGAAGCGATTTTTGCTTCATCATATTTTTCAAATCAAAATTTGCTCCAAATCCAGCTCGACGATCGAACTCAAATGTTCGCAAAACATTATTCATTTCTTTTTTCTTAGCCGAAAGCAATTTTTTATTATTCAAATATGTTTCAGTAGCCTGCTTATACTGTGCAGACGAATCCCCAAACCTAGCAAGCGCATCACGCATATTTTGTTCTTGCACAAGCACATTCTGATCATACACCTTAAGCGCACTGGTATAAAAAGAAGAACCACTTGGAACCATATAATATTTACCTGCCGCATCTTTAAACTCGACAGGCCCCTCAGTCATACTCACCACACGAGCTGCTCGAGATAAATCTTGATTTGCTCTCATCAAAATAGAAATTAATCGTAAATACGAAGAATCGTCATCAAAAAAACTATCATCAAAGTGATACTGCTTGTCTCCATCAAATGGTGTATTCAAAAGATTTGAAAGATAATCCAAACAATATGCCAAATAAATAACACCCGGAACCTCAACTATTTTTAATAATTTTTCTTCCGAACCAACCGGGTATATGCCAACCTCTTGCCCTCGCGCTTCTCGCCTACGCATTTCACTTACAAGCTTATCTAAAGCATCAATCTTAGCATTTATCATCTGATCAGAAAGAACTTCACCCGCAGATTCAGCGGCATTATATGGCTCACTCATTGTTTTCGCCTGAGCGACAACCGCTTTAAATGAATTCATCTGCGCATCAAGCGATGACAAAACTGCAGACACTTCATTTCCCACTAACGAAACATAATCATTCAAAATTTGTTTCATAGCTGCTTGCGGAAAATAACGAGCATAATCATCAACTCCTCCAACAGACGCATCTGCTGATGCAGAAATTCGATATCGCGAGTCAATCATAACGTCACCAACCTTGGAGGAAACAAATGAACTGGTGTATTTTTTTACAAAATCAATGTACTTAGAAAGAGCATCGACTCGAGCTGGGAGTATTTTATTTTGTAAAAGATCAAAATCTATATCCTTGTAATACCCACCCATCCCCATCGCATATTCTGGTAAAACCGAACTGTCTTGCATGCCAATCGGAGACGAATCAGCACCCTTAAGATCTTGTGTTTCCCCTGTTCCATAGGTAGTAACAATTGGTTCAATTCCAACAAAAAGCTCACCCGAAAGCCGACGAATTAAAAAGAACAATTTCATGGTATCTGTAAATGTCTGCGATCCATCTTTCCACAAAATTTTTGGCGCCAACTCTTCGATCATTCGTAAACGAGCTATAAATGAATCGACATATTCTCCTTCAGTTCCTGATGCTTTCATTTTAGCCAAATCATCAACGGCCATTCCATAGCCACGCACTCTGCCATACAATAAATCAATATCCGAAACGGCAGTTTTTGTTTTTTTATCAATTACTGACTGATATTCATAAAAATTAACTTTAATTTTAAACAGATTCAACATCATTTTAAGCGGCTGCGGCAGGATGGACAAAAGCAACTTACCCAAATTAATGTCCTGCATATACACGATCTTATTCAAGTCCCATTTGCTTGGAACTGTCTCACCGTTATTTGCTGCAATCGTACGCTTAATATCGGGTGTTATTTTCAACCGTTGGATCAACTTTGTAAGTTCGGTATAAATATTTTCAACTCCTGGATATTTTGCGCCATCTTTAACCGAAGTGTATGTCCAACTTGCAGCTGAGGCAGTTTGTGTCTTATCAGTTGTTTTTATTGGCTGAACCTTAGAAAAAGAATTTCTAAATGCTGTAGAAATAAGAAGCAACACCTTCATAGAGAAAATACCCATAGGGTCGAGCTGAGTAAAATTAAGAAACCTATTCCACGTCGGATTAACAACATTCGCCGAAAACAATGTCCCAAGAACCTTTGGAATCAAAACAACAAATGGTTTTGAGCGAAAATCAACCCTATAAGACTTATTATTCATCGTCATTGATGCCGGAGAAATCTGACCTCGAACTGGTCGAGAATAGTATTTCCCTGAAACCTCACTGCGAATAAATCCAAGAGGTTGAGTTAAATCATCGCCAGCTCCACCAAATCCAAAGTCATACACTATCCCAACGTTGCCGCCTTTCCACTGCTTATTCCAGCCGGTTTCGCCAAGCTGGGCAATTCCTTTTGAAGAAGGAACCTGAGTGTCTTGAGTTGTTGTTTTTACGCCACCCAATTTTCTTAAAGCATCCTTTTCTTTTGCAACAAGCGCACTCCACTGTTTTGATGGATCAACCAATATCGATAGCTTTTGATCCATATAATTTGATTGCAACATCTGCTTAGCTGCTTGCTCAAAAAAACCAATTACAAACATCGCCAAGGGAGCCACAACCGAATACAAGCTATCAACAGGATTCATAACCACATTTTTGCCAATATTTGCTGCAATTTTAATTCTTTCAGACAAAGCACCAGCTTGGCCTAATTTTGCAAACTCAGCAGCCTCTTTATTAATTTTTGCTATTTCTTCATCTGTTAACCTCGCCGTTCCAGTTCTAACAACCTGAGAAGCCTGAGCTATTTTACTACCCTCAACTACACCAACCGCTGTAGCCTCTACACGAAAAAAATTCCAACCCAAAAACAAAATTGCGCTCAAAAACAAAGCTCTTTGCTTACTCATGAATTTCCTAGCTTTTGTAAAAAAAAAAC harbors:
- a CDS encoding ABC transporter permease subunit (The N-terminal region of this protein, as described by TIGR01726, is a three transmembrane segment that identifies a subfamily of ABC transporter permease subunits, which specificities that include histidine, arginine, glutamine, glutamate, L-cystine (sic), the opines (in Agrobacterium) octopine and nopaline, etc.), with product MVKSGGKLMLSSILNNLTPLFSGTKITLTIWLSSLLISITMGTILGVVESSKSDTNRWLQVLTRRFTQLIRALPFYLQLLIIYFAIPIITTLNISSLAASIISLGICSSAYVSQIIKQGINNYQQSLWEMALLLGYTKKQALLQLVLPEVFRSQALSLNGEIDQLIKSTAVCSTIGVLEIMGVTRNVIAREMNPVSMYLNAALIFIVISYAWNTLSAFIQERIKRA
- a CDS encoding amino acid ABC transporter ATP-binding protein, whose translation is MLKINNLSVFMDNKKVLDNISCSIPAGSIVVLLGKSGAGKTTFLRSIAGLNESKKGTILLNNKAIQQKDIGFVPQGFALFPQLTVLEQCTHPLTKTRNMLPAIADKKALDLLTQLQINEFKNALPHQLSGGQQQRTAIARGLCIEPKILLLDEPNSALDPQNTEILIKLLFEYAKNGNIIICSTQDIDLAAKIATRCLFFDNGCTSEEITVSDKNDFLEKISLFFEKN
- a CDS encoding amino acid ABC transporter substrate-binding protein, with product MSLLKKIMIPGIACAILFSAIFLCTKKTSLPQEQPKPLIIGMMNGWPPFMSVASNGEYEGYDINVAELLGEKLNRPVIIKDLGSVQTILIALDQGIIDIAMSGFDNTKKRMETFNMIQYTSRDSTATSLVFWKKTPSNIKSLYDCVNQKLEICVEPGSGQEKYVDSFPNAIKKQLPSVTDMIMELRFGKTNVLVLEPRIANRLKKLEPNLEILSEELPESFQIYGEGIMIKKENALLAGQVKKAIEELSFSNTLKKLEEKWLNQEEN